A single Leptospira kirschneri serovar Cynopteri str. 3522 CT DNA region contains:
- a CDS encoding BTAD domain-containing putative transcriptional regulator translates to MDITLYQIFCYLVATLLIFKAFYNLFVYYKNRNQIHLLHFAFLQIAYGLYILFFTQTINTANAEEALIWERLKDIVLPIFGIFLILFVNSYLKIFSTDFLYFYILLNLLLSVAILFDFNSYHIGLLHEKKFPSLGIIIYETDQPILVNYLYFSRILTIFWILFKVITQFIHNLFKNLFLFIGLTLFCANVLLDILVAINLVSFPYTSHFSFLILSFSVDLFLKSNPFERKSKEELKQILTPSKKLTVFSFLPKVKTIEYENQKEKIHQIEINSPPSEKNLFFIRTLGNLELERRGIRIPQKEISTKKKMLKLVKILLIRFEKGIHREELLELLWPEMSEKKALNSLHALCFRLRKIIGNSEALVFSEDRLFFRQDLVQTDFQLFEKHYQIGTKSIRQGDTESAIQEFRCARKFYRGVFFEFDLYFPESEIRREYIRKSLIEIFQFLCEKDSEKNEIEKLLDDSANWIYLDDLDERAWRFHFEALFQLNRKNEALRKYKEFKKSLKKELDIEPESATFNLIEKIRSGEVSRV, encoded by the coding sequence ATGGATATAACACTTTATCAAATCTTCTGTTACTTAGTGGCTACCTTACTTATTTTTAAAGCGTTTTATAATTTATTCGTATATTATAAAAACAGAAACCAAATACATTTATTACATTTTGCTTTTCTACAGATAGCTTATGGTTTATATATTTTATTTTTTACACAAACAATCAACACGGCAAATGCGGAAGAAGCCTTGATCTGGGAAAGATTAAAAGATATTGTACTTCCTATATTTGGAATTTTTTTAATCCTATTTGTAAATTCCTATCTTAAAATTTTCAGCACTGACTTCTTATATTTTTATATACTACTCAACTTGTTATTATCCGTGGCTATTTTATTCGATTTCAATTCGTATCACATCGGACTTCTTCACGAAAAAAAATTCCCTTCTCTCGGAATTATAATCTATGAAACTGATCAACCGATTTTAGTTAATTATTTATATTTTTCTAGAATTTTGACAATCTTTTGGATCTTATTTAAGGTGATTACCCAATTCATCCATAATCTATTCAAAAATTTATTTTTATTTATAGGACTTACATTGTTTTGTGCAAATGTACTCTTAGACATTTTAGTAGCAATCAATTTGGTTTCATTTCCCTATACTTCTCATTTTAGTTTTTTAATTCTCTCGTTCTCCGTAGATTTATTTCTCAAGTCGAATCCATTTGAAAGAAAATCTAAAGAAGAGTTGAAACAGATTTTGACTCCATCTAAAAAACTGACCGTCTTTTCGTTTTTACCTAAAGTAAAAACGATAGAATATGAAAATCAAAAAGAAAAAATTCATCAGATCGAAATCAATTCTCCACCTTCCGAAAAGAATCTTTTTTTTATCCGTACTCTCGGTAATCTAGAATTAGAAAGAAGAGGAATTAGAATTCCTCAAAAGGAAATCTCTACTAAAAAGAAAATGTTGAAACTTGTCAAAATACTTCTCATTCGTTTTGAAAAAGGAATTCATAGAGAAGAATTGCTCGAGCTACTCTGGCCTGAAATGTCTGAAAAAAAAGCGCTCAATAGTTTGCACGCTCTTTGTTTTCGTTTGAGAAAAATCATAGGAAATTCAGAAGCACTCGTTTTTTCAGAAGACCGTTTATTTTTCAGACAAGATTTAGTTCAAACCGACTTTCAACTTTTCGAAAAACACTACCAAATAGGAACAAAATCTATACGCCAAGGAGATACTGAATCAGCAATTCAAGAATTTCGTTGTGCAAGAAAGTTTTATAGAGGTGTTTTTTTTGAATTCGATCTTTATTTTCCGGAATCGGAAATTAGAAGAGAGTATATTCGAAAAAGTTTAATCGAAATCTTCCAATTTTTATGTGAAAAAGATTCGGAGAAAAATGAAATCGAAAAACTTTTAGACGATTCCGCGAATTGGATTTATCTGGACGACTTGGATGAAAGAGCTTGGAGATTTCATTTCGAAGCCCTTTTCCAATTGAATCGCAAAAATGAAGCCCTGCGTAAATACAAAGAATTTAAAAAATCTTTGAAGAAAGAATTAGACATCGAACCGGAATCTGCAACGTTCAATTTGATCGAAAAAATCCGTTCCGGAGAAGTAAGCCGCGTTTAA
- a CDS encoding RNA recognition motif domain-containing protein, with translation MNIYIGNLAYQATEDDLRKAFESFGEVTSVRIITDKLSGKSRGLAFVEMANKDEGNAAIDGLNGTQIRGREIKVNEALPKKPFPEKSRSRY, from the coding sequence ATGAACATTTATATAGGCAACCTCGCCTATCAGGCAACCGAAGACGACCTCCGTAAAGCATTTGAGTCTTTTGGAGAAGTAACCTCTGTACGCATCATCACTGATAAACTTTCCGGCAAATCCCGGGGATTGGCATTTGTGGAAATGGCGAACAAAGACGAAGGAAATGCTGCAATTGACGGCTTAAACGGAACTCAAATCCGTGGAAGAGAAATTAAAGTTAATGAAGCGCTTCCCAAAAAGCCTTTTCCAGAAAAATCCAGATCTAGATATTGA
- a CDS encoding MORN repeat-containing protein yields MFVRANVFISYSKNMIRWKQFSNLVLKKIRTSLPVEIFRNKFLEVMFLILVVLQCTSSDKRITSNESADGGAGSSSYSESEVKEEQTESSFSARSTSMEADRVRGCVQGDCVSGTGVYIYDNDDEYSGSFVNDLRNGSGRMKYKNGDRFEGSFKDDLRDGKGTYIFKNGAMLEGTFEMGKMIGPGKVRFPDTSIYEGDFQDEKNSAEGVMYSSFDHSKRHCRIENKVVLCGGPLQESGDIKPLH; encoded by the coding sequence ATGTTTGTAAGAGCAAACGTATTTATTTCGTATTCAAAAAATATGATTCGATGGAAACAGTTCTCAAATTTGGTTTTAAAAAAAATTAGAACCTCTCTTCCGGTTGAAATTTTCCGTAACAAATTTCTCGAAGTTATGTTCCTTATCCTAGTCGTATTACAATGTACTTCCAGCGATAAAAGAATTACGTCTAACGAATCCGCAGACGGTGGCGCGGGAAGTTCTTCTTATAGTGAAAGTGAAGTGAAAGAAGAACAAACTGAATCCTCTTTTTCCGCACGATCTACGTCTATGGAAGCCGATCGAGTTCGAGGTTGTGTCCAAGGAGATTGTGTTTCTGGAACTGGTGTTTATATTTATGATAATGATGATGAATATAGCGGTTCTTTTGTGAATGATCTTAGAAATGGCTCTGGAAGAATGAAATATAAAAATGGGGATCGATTTGAAGGAAGTTTTAAAGACGACTTGAGGGATGGAAAAGGGACTTATATTTTTAAAAATGGGGCTATGTTAGAAGGAACCTTTGAGATGGGAAAAATGATCGGTCCTGGAAAAGTGCGTTTTCCGGATACAAGCATTTATGAAGGAGATTTTCAGGACGAAAAAAATTCTGCAGAAGGAGTTATGTATTCTTCTTTTGATCATTCCAAAAGACATTGTAGAATAGAAAATAAGGTAGTTCTTTGTGGAGGACCTCTACAGGAATCCGGAGATATTAAGCCACTTCACTAA